A region from the Bactrocera dorsalis isolate Fly_Bdor chromosome 1, ASM2337382v1, whole genome shotgun sequence genome encodes:
- the LOC105232364 gene encoding cytochrome c oxidase subunit 5B, mitochondrial has protein sequence MASVCGRMALRAATRQNLQYTPARFCKMMNDPMEHATGIEKRELLAKAAGNDNPFDMKVFKRGAGTKDSPNLIPSAFDARIVGCICEEDQTYVQWMWLQKGTPKRCECGHWFKLVEKAPV, from the exons ATGGCTTCGGTTTGTGGGCGTATGGCTTTGCGTGCGGCGACACGTCAAAATTTGCAATACACTCCAGCGCGTTTCTGTAAAA TGATGAACGACCCTATGGAGCACGCTACCGGTATTGAAAAGCGTGAACTGTTGGCCAAGGCCGCTGGTAACGATAATCCCTTCGACATGAAAGTGTTCAAGCGTGGCGCTGGCACCAAAGATTCTCCCAACCTGATACCATCAGCATTCGATGCCCGTATTGTGGGTTGCATCT GCGAAGAAGATCAAACCTATGTTCAATGGATGTGGCTGCAAAAGGGCACACCAAAACGTTGCGAATGCGGTCATTGGTTCAAATTGGTTGAAAAGGCTCCTgtttaa
- the LOC105232366 gene encoding intraflagellar transport protein 52 homolog, protein MSKGVICFDISKNERFQLSDNYKMLHRKLKVNWKVEQSDGELKKERLQRVGIFVLAGPQDRFTEEEFQVLKEFVEKGGKLWVLLGEGGEQEFNTNVNFFLEQYGIYINSDTVVRPHYYKNFHPKECIIGGGVVCESMWRHLIKQDIEVVDYDFSDEKYKIHFQYPYGATLNVSEPANVLLSTGPVVYPFNRPLAGYYVNEHGGKILAIGSGYMWHDKYLQSDKTNDALLEYFIQLLGGNEIQYSHLDFNDVEINDNKTFTDIAFIADLPKACLIDSIGGTETPADFKQMFDMTIYSLSNRLLKDVMTTYEQLNVKYEPLKIIKPQFEIPLPPLQLATFPPIFSEPAAPPLELFDLDEVFSAARTQLANMTSKCVQSITAKDASKPLNTRELENYIKECARITGIIHEHQDVQAREILNILARQIVSYRPYADE, encoded by the exons ATGTCGAAAGGCGTCATTTGTTTTGACATATCGAAAAATGAACGCTTTCAATTGTCGGATAACTATAAAATGCTGCATCGCAAACTGAAAGTAAATTGGAAAGTTGAACA GAGCGATGGTGAGCTGAAGAAAGAACGGCTGCAGCGTGTGGGCATATTTGTGCTGGCCGGACCGCAGGATCGGTTCACCGAGGAAGAGTTTCAAGTGTTGAAGGAGTTCGTGGAAAAGGGTGGCAAATTGTGGGTGTTGCTCGGCGAAGGTGGCGAACAGGAATTCAATACAAATGTGAATTTCTTTCTAGAACAAtatggcatatacataaatagcg ACACCGTTGTGCGCCCACATTACTACAAAAATTTCCATCCTAAGGAGTGCATTATCGGCGGTGGTGTGGTTTGCGAGTCAATGTGGCGCCACTTGATCAAACAAGATATCGAAGTGGTCGATTATGACTTTAGCGAtgagaaatacaaaatacactTTCAATATCCATATGGCGCGACGCTAAATGTCTCAGAACCGGCGAATGTGCTACTAAGCACAGGACCGGTTGTTTATCCCTTTAATCG ACCACTAGCTGGTTACTACGTCAACGAGCATGGCGGCAAGATACTCGCCATCGGCTCTGGCTACATGTGGCACGATAAGTATTTGCAGAGCGATAAAACAAACGACGCGctattagaatattttatacaacTTTTGGGCGgcaatgaaatacaatattcgcATTTGGACTTCAACGATGTGGAG ATAAACGACAACAAAACATTCACCGATATCGCCTTCATTGCTGATTTGCCGAAAGCTTGTCTGATCGACTCCATTGGCGGCACCGAAACACCCGCCGACTTCAAACAAATGTTCGACATGACAATCTACTCCTTAAGTAATCGTCTGCTGAAGGATGTAATGACGACATACGAACAATTGAATGTCAAATATGAAccgttaaaaataattaagccGCAATTTGAGATTCCGCTGCCGCCATTACAGTTAGCG ACTTTCCCACCCATCTTCAGCGAGCCTGCCGCCCCACCACTCGAGCTCTTCGACCTGGACGAGGTGTTCAGCGCCGCGCGCACACAATTGGCCAATATGACCAGCAAGTGTGTGCAATCCATTACCGCGAAGGATGCCAGCAAGCCGCTAAATACACGTGAATTGGAGAATTACATCAAAGAGTGTGCGCGCATTACGGGCATCATACACGAGCACCAAGATGTGCAAGCGCGTGAGATACTCAACATACTGGCGCGCCAGATCGTAAGCTACAGACCGTATGCGGATGAGTAG
- the LOC105232359 gene encoding uncharacterized protein LOC105232359: MSDFKVPTCGNTSMSVTTLDPVEAMDIDEQSEYVSDEKEDKEFEKLLWSIDDDTLFHPLGFTNHGTDAGKTVFVTWNEEYLLNFVFKRSKRTKKISLTKVRLPMPSGEIVNDMFILELNALLLMRSGHVYYFSSVKSMHAVDWINDTGGGVRCMALAPPTGFSCIRYLATDKALVLEMYRDVPDIGRNAPELLQRCDITFDDRNIFNCSWEDERYTLVSQLVTEDNLHFLKCVLMEEIDLEVGQWLHIFTVSSNVFALIVATAEHNEDDNDQNTNCEYNIQLLCTYATNVDSVQIDCVEQRCLIFLQCGTIDIWYYSQIICGLRRMQHHTGSQYSHHVYAASTRCFYFTDEEQVAQLHFSYNAETDSCRVQETYKVIPGMVACTWVETQRQLICLSCNNIFYKIAFEATVNPKASNVSNSFSEAVNTEYENFQKLYELTPARLSRLLARAELVDELTQLPTQMHAAVEQECVKQQLLAVSSNRHLYRYIAKARLVYSVQLPTAFQPDVIIMYANNYYQLHHDSYVALMYIQIRKDDVLHGGDSLWHLYINVDCSESYMLHIPNTLREQQLCIVLPLKRTEKKLLAEFELKLYTLVCLETDFVAVSLPIDLEINSATYAELFTSYKRCVTICNNYDIQKLIANFLNQTRKNDKKAKVDEVKQEEHILKHTLHLPSTCSFNSIAKCVNVPNVVELSIECYFMSTAIKITHMPEEKYIILESMDAVALCYLKLHLLNSIPELLANRGEVGAAERQQNLMQLQCELTQCTNALLQPATHDESMTSNDSGAAAHSMELQQLKNIYSKLRQDFHKLYS, encoded by the exons ATGAGTGATTTTAAAGTGCCAACATGTGGGAACACATCAATGTCGGTAACTACCTTGGATCCTGTGGAAGCGATGGACATAGATGAACAGAGTGAATATGTTTCTGATGAAAAGGAAGATAAAGAATTTGAGAAACTACTCTGGTCTATAGATGATGACACCCTCTTCCATCCACTCGGTTTTACAAATCACGGCACTGATGCTGGGAAAACAGTATTCGTAACGTGGAATGAAGAATATCTGCTCAATTTCGTATTTAAACGCTCAAAGCGGACGAAGAAAATTAGTTTGACAAAAGTACGTTTGCCAATGCCTTCAGGAGAAATAGTAAACGATATGTTCATACTCGAATTGAATGCCTTGCTACTTATGCGAAGTGGACATGTCTACTATTTTAGTTCAGTCAAATCTATGCATGCAGTTGACTGGATCAATGATACTGGCGGTGGAGTACGTTGCATGGCTTTGGCGCCACCAACGGGATTTAGTTGCATACGTTACCTAGCTACGGATAAGGCGCTAGTATTAGAGATGTATCGAGATGTGCCGGACATAGGACGTAATGCACCAGAATTATTGCAGCGTTGTGATATTACATTTGAtgacagaaatattttcaactgttCATGGGAGGATGAACGTTACACACTAGTATCTCAACTAGTTACGGAAgataatttacattttctaaAGTGTGTACTTATGGAGGAAATAGATTTAGAAGTCGGACAATGGCTACATATATTTACGGTATCCAGTAACGTATTTGCATTGATTGTAG ccACAGCCGAGCATAACGAAGATGATAATGATCAAAATACTAATTGTGAATATAACATACAGTTGCTCTGTACTTACGCTACCAATGTTGATTCTGTACAAATAGACTGTGTTGAGCAACGTTGTCTTATTTTTCTGCAATGTGGTACCATTGATATCTGGTATTACTCACAGATAATTTGTGGCTTGCGACGCATGCAACATCACACTGGTTCACAATACAGTCACCATGTTTATGCCGCCAGTACACGCTGTTTCTACTTTACAGACGAAGAACAGGTGGCACAACTACATTTCAGCTATAACGCTGAAACGGACAGTTGTCGTGTGCAAGAGACCTACAAAGTCATACCTGGCATGGTAGCATGCACTTGGGTAGAGACTCAGCGACAGTTGATTTGTTTAAGttgcaataatatattttataaaattgcttttgAAGCAACAGTCAACCCCAAAGCGTCCAATGTAAGCAACAGTTTTTCGGAAGCGGTAAATACGGAATATGAGAATTTCCAAAAGTTATACGAGTTGACACCGGCTCGATTGTCGCGCCTACTCGCACGCGCGGAACTGGTAGACGAATTGACACAGTTACCGACACAAATGCATGCAGCTGTCGAGCAAGAATGTGTAAAGCAACAACTGCTTGCCGTCTCCTCAAATCGCCACCTATATCGATACATCGCGAAAGCGCGTCTGGTTTACAGTGTACAATTGCCCACGGCATTCCAGCCAGATGTGATTATAATGTATGCAAATAATTATTACCAACTACATCATGACAGTTATGtggcacttatgtatatacaaatcaGGAAGGACGATGTATTGCACGGCGGTGACAGCCTTTGGcacttgtatataaatgttgATTGCAGTGAGAGCTATATGTTGCACATACCCAATACACTACGAGAGCAGCAATTATGCATTGTACTACCGTTAAAGCGTACTGAAAAGAAGCTGTTGGCAGAATTCGAGCTCAAATTGTACACGCTTGTGTGCTTGGAGACCGATTTTGTGGCGGTGTCGTTGCCCATTGATTTAGAAATAAACAGTGCCACTTATGCTGAGCTCTTCACTAGCTATAAACGTTGTGTGACCATTTGCAACAACTATGATATACAAAAGTTAATAGCGAACTTCTTAAATCAAACGCGTAAAAACGACAAAAAAGCGAAAGTGGATGAAGTAAAGCAAGAAGAGCATATATTGAAACATACCTTGCACCTACCCTCCACTTGTTCTTTCAACAGTATTGCCAAGTGCGTCAATGTACCTAATGTGGTAGAGCTAAGCATTGAATGTTACTTTATGTCAACAGCCATCAAAATAACGCATATGCCCGAggagaaatatataattttggaaAGTATGGATGCGGTAGCTTTATGTTATCTCAAGCTTCATTTGTTAAATAGCATACCAGAATTGCTAGCGAATCGTGGTGAAGTTGGTGCAGCCGAAAGACAACAAAATCTGATG CAACTGCAATGTGAATTAACGCAATGCACAAATGCGCTTCTGCAACCGGCTACGCATGATGAGAGCATGACAAGCAATGATAGCGGCGCAGCTGCACATTCAATGGAGCTGCAGCAGTTGAAAAACATTTATTCTAAATTGCGTCAGGATTTTCACAAACTATACAGCTGA
- the LOC105232362 gene encoding tRNA (adenine(58)-N(1))-methyltransferase non-catalytic subunit TRM6, whose amino-acid sequence MTKTEVNEMSKIQLGDYIVIQRQKYTKLQKFGNLDTTSMLGKEQLELRGLLDQPYSATFKMCPKETTPSKQRGQRNLRLHTLELCNELEMRDIRDRLGISASGADNRDIIDDGDSQALRPQDIEDLREQHSESTKIIEKIVENSKTFHAKTEYSQEKYLRKKEKKYFEFVQIHRPTLRLITEIYYRQDADKVMGMRMDTLSQLISYSGVSAFGNYLMYESGTNGLLPASFLNSMGAGTEATLVHMHPGNVPQKQAMLALNLPHEQLQRCISVNLYSVLREYYQGEGQESTEVATEPSTPLEEIEPSSKKQKLNDDDAAPTTTSSTSSDSNGENNTSPLESSVNIPVQAQKWQVENRRACELMRAKFDGLVIAAKEHPSNIVQALLPFVKSSRPIVVYSQSKEVLMDLHVELKSSSNATNLHLTSNWLRYYQILPNRTHPEVNMNGNSGYLLTGYTIG is encoded by the exons aTGACAAAAACTGAAGTGAACGAAATGTCTAAAATTCAATTGGGCGACTACATAGTAATTCAGCGGCAAAAGTATACTAAATTGCAGAAATTCGGCAATTTGGATACAACATCCATGTTGGGTAAAGAGCAATTGGAATTACGGGGGCTTTTAGATCAACCCTACAGCGCCACTTTCAAAATGTGTCCCAAAGAAACCACACCTTCCAAGCAGCGTGGACAACGTAATCTCCGTCTACACACGCTAGAGCTGTGCAATGAATTGGAAATGCGCGACATACGTGATCGTTTGGGTATATCGGCAAGTGGTGCTGATAATCGCGACATAATTGACGATGGTGATTCGCAAGCGTTGCGACCACAGGATATCGAGGACCTACGCGAACAACATAGTGAATCGACTAAAATTATtgagaaaattgttgaaaattccaAAACATTTCACGCCAagaccgagtactcccaagaAAAATATCTGCGTAAAAAGgagaagaaatattttgaatttgtgcAAATACATCGACCCACACTGCGCTTAATTACGGAGATTTACTATCGACAAGATGCTGACAAAGTGATGGGCATGCGTATGGATACACTCTCACAACTTATCTCCTACTCAGGCGTGAGTGCATTTGGCAACTACTTAATGTACGAAAGTGGCACAAACGGGTTGTTACCAGCTAGTTTCCTGAATTCAATGGGTGCAGGTACCGAGGCAACATTGGTACACATGCATCCCGGTAATGTGCCGCAAAAGCAAGCTATGCTCGCCTTAAATTTGCCACATGAGCAATTGCAGCGTTGCATCTCGGTAAATTTGTATTCCGTATTGCGTGAGTACTATCAGGGTGAAGGCCAAGAAAGCACGGAAGTTGCAACAGAGCCAAGCACACCATTAGAAGAGATTGAGCCTAGCAgtaaaaaacagaaattgaacgATGATGATGCGG CACCCACAACAACGTCTTCTACTAGTAGTGATAGCAATGGCGAAAACAATACGTCTCCGCTGGAATCATCAGTTAACATTCCTGTGCAAGCACAGAAATGGCAAGTAGAAAACCGTCGTGCCTGTGAACTCATGCGCGCGAAATTCGATGGGCTTGTAATTGCTGCCAAGGAGCATCCGAGTAACATAGTACAAGCTTTATTACCATTTGTAAAATCCTCCCGACCGATTGTTGTGTACAGTCAAAGTAAAGAGGTGCTCATGGATTTGCATGTAGAGCTAAAGAGCAGTTCAAATGCCACAAACCTGCATTTGACTTCAAATTGGTTACGCTATTATCAAATATTGCCTAATCGCACTCATCCGGAAGTAAATATGAATGGTAATAGTGGCTACCTATTGACCGGTTATACTATAGGTTAA
- the LOC105232360 gene encoding protein CNPPD1 — protein sequence MAFGRSARKRKDNGGSHSTTTKASQVMPHGEYIDRIRKSLYFGDDTLDEEMEMSRPLAEYASELFSAPHKGHSLKRLTKVAAGSVHASPCSLIMALIYLDRLNVADPMYVLRITPQELFIVSMMISTKFYAGHDEEIYLSDWAEDGHMTEKRLKKLELEFLCAIEWNIYISSEEFFNKLSSIEKHLARREGLRRGWLTYTELRQMLPSFTLAKFILNNIAVMAISYAASVITIAGAFFVASQIPGTSLYRKAVSIVVSDDIIVQQPPPPIVDYATTQLNAQQRQRRTNKTEITTSTDLHATALDSENVFNASCSALNVEEELLKLECQYRLEAQREAVRQRQHEIESATRLTLPDATQHIVSGNKKSKNAWYTIHFGNWFAFKEENPEDSVSAWLRVLDELDERDYSFDKIEKKLYESRYPVLRDWNAGNYTSVFWHIFSGAAQITYMRYPLAWFKFV from the exons ATGGCTTTTGGGCGTAGCGCCAGAAAGCGCAAAGACAATGGTGGCTCCCACTCCACTACCACAAAGGCGAGTCag GTGATGCCTCATGGCGAATACATCGATCGTATACGGAAATCACTTTACTTCGGCGATGATACACTCGACGAGGAAATGGAAATGTCCCGTCCACTCGCCGAATATGCTTCCGAATTATTTTCCGCACCTCATAAGGGGCACTCTCTAAAGCGTTTGACTAAAGTTGCTGCTGGTAGCGTACATGCTTCTCCCTGTTCACTCATAATGGCTTTAATATATTTGGATCGTTTGAATGTGGCTGATCCTATGTACGTACTGCGTATAACACCACAGGAGctttttattgtatcaatg ATGATTTCGACAAAATTCTATGCTGGTCATGATGAGGAAATCTACTTGAGTGATTGGGCTGAGGATGGGCATATGACTGAGAAAAGACTGAAGAAATTAGAGTTGGAATTTTTGTGTGCTATA GAATGGAATATTTACATATCGAGTGAAGAGTTCTTCAATAAATTGAGTAGCATTGAGAAACATCTCGCACGGCGTGAAGGATTGCGGCGTGGTTGGTTGACATACACTGAATTAAGACAAATGTTACCATCGTTTACATTGGCAAAATTCATACTAAATAATATTGCTGTAATGGCTATTAGTTATGCGGCAAGTGTTATCACCATAGCTGGTGCCTTTTTTGTGGCTAGCCAAATTCCTGGAACTTCACTATATCGTAAGGCTGTGTCTATAGTAGTGAGTGATGATATTATAGTACAACAACCACCACCACCCATTGTTGACTATGCTACTACACAATTAAATGCTCAACAACGTCAAAGGCGCACTAATAAAACGGAAATAACAACGTCAACAGATCTACATGCCACAGCTCTAGATAGTGAAAACGTATTCAATGCTTCATGCTCAGCTCTAAATGTGGAAGAAGAACTTTTGAAGTTGGAGTGCCAGTATAGATTGGAAGCACAACGTGAGGCTGTACGTCAACGTCAACATGAAATTGAGAGTGCCACACGCCTGACATTGCCCGATGCAACGCAACACATCGTGAGTGGAAACAAGAAATCGAAGAATGCCTGGTATACGATACATTTTGGTAATTGGTTCGCTTTCAAAGAAGAAAATCCGGAGGATAGTGTTAGTGCTTGGCTACGAGTACTAGACGAATTGGATGAAAGAGACTACTCGTTCgataaaatagaaaagaaactaTATGAAAGTCGCTATCCCGTTTTGAGAGACTGGAACGCCGGCAACTATACATCTGTATTCTGGCACATTTTCAGTGGAGCCGCTCAAATAACTTACATGCGCTATCCATTAGCTTGGTTTAAATTTGTTTAG
- the LOC105232361 gene encoding cytochrome c oxidase subunit 5B, mitochondrial codes for MASITINCSLALRKAARKVVCNGIRCISSTKICLAEMNDPMDHATGIEKRELEQWKAGNKDPWLLDTVLKRGPGTKEQPTMIPSAFDGRIVGCSCKGNRFVNWMWLEKGAPKRCECGFYFQLKEVKPV; via the exons ATGGCGTCAATAACAATCAACTGTTCGCTTGCACTTCGGAAAGCCGCTCGTAAAGTCGTTTGCAATGGGATTCGCTGTATCTCAAGTACTAAAATATGTTTAGCGG AAATGAACGATCCCATGGATCATGCAACTGGCATAGAGAAACGTGAATTAGAACAATGGAAGGCTGGCAATAAAGATCCTTGGTTGCTCGACACGGTCTTAAAGCGCGGGCCCGGCACCAAGGAGCAGCCAACAATGATACCATCCGCATTCGATGGGCGTATTGTGGGCTGTTCCT GTAAGGGCAATCGCTTTGTGAACTGGATGTGGCTTGAAAAAGGTGCGCCAAAACGTTGTGAATGTGGATTCTATTTCCAATTGAAGGAAGTAAAGCCGGTTTAA